A segment of the Arachis hypogaea cultivar Tifrunner chromosome 5, arahy.Tifrunner.gnm2.J5K5, whole genome shotgun sequence genome:
GAGAAGGTAGAGCGATGATATGAGATATGTCAGTTTATCCGCCACGTGGATATTGTCTTCCTCCAAATTGAGACCAATTGACCCCTCTCAATTTCAGAAACGCTATCGTGAAGGTTGTTTTGAATTTCCATAAAATCCCCCATTCTCCTTTGTCATTTACGCTTTACTCTAACCCAGACAAACCCTTCATCTTCATTCCCTCCAAAAACTATACCTAACTGCGAGTTAAGGCATGTACTTATAAGCTTCCAGGGACAACGAGTTTGTGACGACGGTACTGCATTGCAAAAGTAGTCGAGCATGGTGAGTGGCACTtttgttctttttcctttttcttcatgtTTTACTTAGCGTGAGTGAAGAACATCAAATAGGTCGTACTCTGTAATAGGATGCTATGATGAAAAATTTGTACTGGTTGAGAAATCAGTTTCGTTATGGTTAAATTTTCTGTAATTATTTATCTACAAATTAAGGCAAAGTAAGGCATGTTCAAAGTTTAAACTTGTTTTAGTCAAGTATATTTGTTCAGaaaaatcacaatttttttaTCCTTATTGCGTTTAAATTTTTTGGATTGAAGTTTCAAAATTTATGTTAGTCAATGTTTTGAAGTGTATATAATGTCATTTTTTAACGTGATGCAGATGTCTGTTTTTGTTGTGTTTGTGTTTTATCATGGTGGCAAATTTATTAGAGATGGAAGTGAAATTTTACATTACAGAGATGGGAAGGTAACAAGATTTTCTCCCATGGATGTAGATCTTGTAAATAAGAAAGACTTGAAAGAACTGCTTAAGAGTTTAGGGTATTTGGAGTACAAAACAATGTATTGGTTGGACTGTAATTGCTCTAACATAGAGCTTAGATTGCACATTCTGAAAGATGACAAGGAGATTAACAACACGTGTGACTGCATCCTTAACAATGATCACCCAAAGGAGTTTTATGTATTTTTTGAGCATTCTTTTAATGAAAAATCTGTGATCGTAGAACATTTGATTGTAAAGACagatccttcttcttcttcacatgaTAGTTATAAAAGTGCAGAAGATGAAGCATACAAGCCACCTCCACCTGATTATGAGAGTGAGAGCAGTGATTCAGAATCATCAAAAGAGactaaaaaggagaaaataaagttATTACACCAAAGAAGTCATCTAAAAAATTCTCAAAGAAGTATGCTAGAAAGAGGGAAAAGGGACATGTTTTAAGAAAGGTTATGGAGAGTAGAGCAGGGACAAATGGGTCAGCTGCAAAGAATTCATGGAATAATGGTTCAAGACTTAGTGGGTCAGGTGCAAGTGGAGTCGGACCCAATGCAGGAGTTGGGCGTCATGCTCTAGTGGTGACTTTAAAGTAGCTTTAAAGGATGTTTTTGTGTGGGAAGGCATGGACTGCATGtacataaaaaatgaaaaagagaggGTCAGAGTTAAATGTGCAAAAGAGACATATCCTTGGTTGATATACGTAGCTAAAAATTCTACTACATTATTATTTGAGGTTAAGACATTCAATGAAGAGCATACTTGTGGGAGGGATTATGGGAATAATTTGGCTGACAGGGTGTGGGAGACTGACAAGTTGGTTAAACGCCTAGTAACTCAACCCAGTTTGACTCCAAGAGAAGCCATGGAACATTTGAAGCAAGATTTGATTGTTCAAGTATATCCTAAAATGATAAATAGGGCTCTTAAGGCTGCTAGGGAGACGGTACTTGGTAATGAGAAGGCCCAGTATGAAAAGTTGAAGAATTATATGCTAGAGCTGCATCGGAGTAATCCTGGAAGCACTACCAATATGGAGGTTGTTCCCTTTCCACATTCTCTACCCTTGTTTGAGAGAATTTATATATGTCTAGAGGCATATAAGACTGGGTTCAAAGCCGGTTGTAAGCCATTGATAGGGCTAGATGGCTGTTTTTTGAAGGGTTATTATGGTGGTAAACTCTTGTGTGCAGTTGCACAAGACGCCAATAATCACTCTTTTGAAATTGCATATGCAGTAGCCAGAACTAAAAATACACAGAAAATTGGATGTGGTTTCTCACTCTCCTTGAAGAAGATTTAGGTGATGACAAGAAATATGGATGAAACTTTATATCTGACAACAAAAGgtaataaaatatttgtatattttcTTAAGTTGAATATTCTTAAGTTGAATTGTTAAGCTGCTTTTTGCATTTTCTTAAGTTGCTTtctgttattatttattaatagtaGATGTAAGTTCAATTGttgtaaattaattaaaataggaGTATATAAGGAGTATGTATAGAGTACATATGGTgttttcatttaataaaaaaaaaaaactatgaaccaacatgatgaatgtgatttgTGTAACAACTTAGACCATCctctagcacgatattgtctgctttggtACACAAGGCCTCATGCTTTTGCCTTTAACGATAGGaatgatagccgaaaccccccacactcactcgtcaaaacgcgtcatgctagggagaggtatccacacccttataaggcatgcttcgttcccctccccaaccgatgtgggaccttacaatccacccccttaAGGAAACCTAGCACCCTCGCTGGCATATCAATCCGGACTCCGACTCTGATACAATCTGTAACAGCccaaaccacccgctagcacgatattgtccgctttggcacacaagatcTCATGGTTTTGTTTTTGACGAtaaggatgatagccgaagccccacacactcactcgtcaaaacgcgtcatgctagggagaggtatccacacccttataaagcatacttcgttcccctctccaatcgatgtgggaccttacaatttGATCTATAAATACTGTTGGTATATTTGTTTATCTACATAAGCTCTTATAAATTAAATAGAACATATTGTTAACCAACATGTTGAATGTGATTAATTGTAAGTCTATGTATTACTTGCAGGGTCTTGTTCGTGCCATGAAAGATGTGATGTCAAATGCACACCATTGACATTGTGTGCTGCATATTTGGAAGAATTTCAGACAAAGATTTAAGGATAAACAAACTGAAGAACTTGTGTGGTAAGTCTCAAGGTGCACAACACATAGTCAATTCAAGGATGCCATGGAGAAACTAAAGAGTGTAAACACTGGTGCATGAGAATATATGAATGGTATTGATCCTGGTGCGTGGTGCAGGGCTTTTTTCAGTCACTTTCCAAAAAATGATAGAACCACAAATAACATGTGTGAAGTATGGAATGCAACGATTGTTGATGCTAGAGAGAAGCCAATATTAACAAGGTTAGAGGAGATTAGATGCACAATCATAAAAAAGATGGCTAACCATAAACGAATCTTTAGTTCATATACTGAAAAATTGACACCAGCTCAACAGAAGAGGGTAGACAAGTTTATCAAGCCTGGAAGTCACAAATCGACAGCTCAGTGGTCTGGAGATAATAACAGAATCTTATTTGAAATCACAAGAGAAAAACAGAAACTGGAAGTGAATCTACAACAGCATACTTGCACCTGCAACATGTGGCAGCTTTCAGGTAAGGGTTGTGTATGTtttaataatacaaaatttattAGTGGACACTTAGATAATGGATTGTATTTGGAATAAGAGAAATCAATGTATTATTATTGTTCTATCTAGGTATGCCATGTGTGTATGCTGTTGCTGCCATATCTAAACTTAGGGTCAAAACTGCTGAGGACTTTGTTAGTTCACTACTAACAATGGATGCTGTTAGGGCCACTTATAATGTGTGTGTGAAACCAGTAAACAGTGAAGAGTTTTGGAAAGAAACAAGTCAACCAAAGCCTGATCCACCTAGAATAACAAGACCAGCTGGACGTCCGAAAAAACGAAGGTCAGATGCAGCTCCCCCACCACCACAACCTAATGGTGACAAGGTTAGGAGTATTTTTCAAGTTACGTGTAACAAATGCGGGAAAAAGGGGGCATTATTGCAAGACTTGCAAGGGAGCACCTTCAAGACCTAATTGGAAACTAAAGAGAAAAAAACCAAAGGCTTCTAATCTACAATTGCCGTGCATAATGGAGATGAGGTAGACTAGCAAACTGCAGGGGCGCAGAATGCAAATGAACAAACAAAACAAGTACATATTTGTGATTTCAGGGACCAAATTGTACTACACTTATAATGGTTAGGTATTTATCTGTACTAAACTTAAATTGGTTACGGTGCTTTTTGTCTTAAAAGATAAGGGATAGGCATTCATGGTCTTTTAATTGTACTCAGGTTGGAGGCTCAAGTCAAACTAACATAGGTACTGCAGATGTCACTGATGAACCTTTGGTCAGCTCAATTTAATGGATCCTTTTCGTTTGCAAGTACATAATGTTTGTGTGGATTTAATTGTTGTGTTGTGTATATTATCAAGATCGGTATTGAAttccatttttgcattcatatagaaAAAGGCCaggaagaacaaaaaaaagatGCCAAAGAGGCCCATAAGTGAGGCAGATGAAATTAATGTCTCACAATTTGTCCCACAGTGAGAGGTAACAACAACTATTTTTATTGTTGTGTATTTGAAGCCTATTGTATACTTATCTGTACTGATTGTCTTCTTTATGTTAATAGCCCATTATGGTTCAACCTAAAGCTCCTAAGGTTGCAATGGTAAACACTGACATAAGGTTTAGGCCAAAGTAGAAGATATTTAGGCTCAAGCTCCACCAGCAACACAACAATATGCAAATACCACCATCGCACAACCTCAACCTAATGCAAACCTTACTCAAGGTCCAAGACCTCCTCATGTATAACCTAACATCAGTGGTAAAGCCATTTCAATGGAAATAATAGCAGTAGCCGGCAACCAAACCTTATTAAGGATGCTTAAGTTTATTCCAACCCCAGGCATAAATATACCAAAGAAGCATTAATGAACCTTTTTACCATTAAATACTCTTTTTGAAAAGTCTTCTTGTAATACATGAGATCCTATATTTTGTTTTGGCTTAAATGCTATTAGACTTAATGCTCAAttgtattttgatttaatttactTATGTTGTGCAGCAGTACTAAATTAGCTTAGACATCGTCTCTACTGTGATTATTCTGGTTATGTATTTTTGTTgacttattttatgtattttgagtACCTTAAAAGCTCTTATCTACTACTAATTTGGTTACAAGTACTCTGGTAATGTTACCAGTTCTGGTCTTTTTATTCCTTTTGTCAACTTGGATCACCTATCATAATGAAGTTGCTAGTATTCATGCAgtgaatataaaagaaaataacaacTTATTTTCATTCTCAAAGTTGCAAAACATACATATTACATATAAACTCACACATTTGTCAACAAAAAATATCCATGATACAAATCTGTTTTGATATCCTAACCTAGTTCTTATAAACTAAGAAtcaaatttttcaaccatatagTCCGCTGAATAAGACCCAAAATGACAGTGCCATTGTAATTCCAACCAACAATGCCAGAATATAATAGTCTTGCATTTAGTACTCTTAGCTTTCATTCCTACTCTATCTTTTGCCATCAACAactccatggattctaacttctCTTTCAATCTCTCCACTTAGTCTACCAATTCATTAGAACTAACATCTTTAACATGGAAAGATGTCACACATTCATCCAGCCAAGTAAAGAATTTACAGTGAGGAGTTCTGGTCTGCAACAACACATGAACTTGCTAacacaagaaagaaaaaagaaagaaagaaagaaagaacgtgAAACTGGAGAATGTCCCACTTCATATGTGTTTACCTTAAAATAGGCGCACCCGAAGAAGAGTCTGTTTGGATTGTCTATGGTGCTTGATTCAAACAGTATGGCATATGTTCTGCAGTTACATGTAGGTGTTGTAAATTTTTTCTTCCTACTGTTTGCACCTTTCCGGAAGCTACTGGTCGAGCCCAGCATCGTACTTGAACCCTCATTTTGTGCATCGGCACCTGTCTCGATCTTGCTTCGTGAGTAGCAACCGCCATTTTTTTCAGTCATGACTTGCATATAGTAATCCTCAAATGTAGCTCCAACAAAGATCCGAACCTTAATTTGGAGAAGATTCAATACAGCTTTCACAACATTGTTTCGGAAATTAAGAAGGGTCAATTAGTTGTAATTTGGAGGAAAACAATATCCACGTGACGGAAAAACTGACATGTCATTGCTCCACCTTCTCTCATTCGATTACAGGATCTGCTATAAGCGATTTCGTATGTGGTTAAGTTTG
Coding sequences within it:
- the LOC112803260 gene encoding uncharacterized protein, which encodes MCEVWNATIVDAREKPILTRLEEIRCTIIKKMANHKRIFSSYTEKLTPAQQKRVDKFIKPGSHKSTAQWSGDNNRILFEITREKQKLEVNLQQHTCTCNMWQLSGMPCVYAVAAISKLRVKTAEDFVSSLLTMDAVRATYNVCVKPVNSEEFWKETSQPKPDPPRITRPAGRPKKRRSDAAPPPPQPNGDKVRSIFQVTCNKCGKKGALLQDLQGSTFKT